A single genomic interval of Clostridium facile harbors:
- a CDS encoding pyridoxamine 5'-phosphate oxidase family protein: protein MFRTMRRKNQELSLEESISILCCGSSGVLAVSGDDSYPYAVPLSYVYQDSKLYFHCAKTGHKLDAITKNPKVSFCVIGQDKVVPEEYTTYFRSVIVFGIARIIEEESEKRNAIELLAKRYCPNDEKGRKQEIEREYQQLCMVEISIEHISGKEAIELVQTKHDDESCMSVKP from the coding sequence ATGTTTCGTACTATGCGCCGAAAAAATCAAGAATTATCTTTGGAAGAAAGTATTTCCATTTTGTGCTGCGGCAGTTCAGGGGTATTGGCTGTATCTGGAGACGATAGCTATCCATATGCTGTACCACTCAGTTATGTATATCAGGATTCCAAATTGTATTTTCACTGTGCTAAAACGGGCCATAAACTGGATGCTATTACAAAAAATCCAAAAGTATCTTTTTGTGTTATTGGTCAAGATAAAGTTGTCCCAGAAGAATATACTACCTATTTCCGAAGCGTTATTGTTTTTGGTATAGCCCGAATAATAGAGGAAGAATCCGAAAAAAGGAATGCTATAGAATTGTTGGCAAAACGGTATTGTCCAAATGATGAAAAGGGAAGAAAACAAGAGATAGAACGGGAATACCAACAGCTCTGTATGGTGGAAATTTCTATAGAACATATCTCTGGAAAAGAAGCTATTGAATTGGTTCAAACAAAACATGATGATGAATCATGTATGTCGGTGAAACCGTAA